From a single Gimesia fumaroli genomic region:
- a CDS encoding alpha/beta hydrolase, giving the protein MISALKKTIIVTIILPTIFSSSLFAQKQPVRLNPDDLLQYRDEAGNIKKVRTAADWKQRRQEIIRGMEKVMGPFPGEDQRVALNVKILEEVKLDKYTRQLITYQSSPDSRTPAYLCIPHSAKGGKKVPAVLCLHPTDNKAGHKVALGLGGREGRQYAAELAERGYVTIAPAYPHLANYWPNLGKLGFESGTMKAIWDNSRAIDLLESLDYVDLSRGVGAIGHSLGGHNAIYTAVLDPRVSAIVSSCGFDSYRDYYDAAERVWYFGKGWCQIRYMPRMSDYRGKLDEIPFDFPELLGALAPRPVYVNAPLHDSNFRWKSVDQCAESAKPVYELLGAKEKLVIDHPDCDHNFPLEQRNRAYQLFDSVLKD; this is encoded by the coding sequence TTGATCTCTGCTCTTAAGAAAACGATCATCGTTACGATCATTCTACCCACAATATTCTCAAGCTCCCTTTTTGCACAGAAGCAGCCGGTTCGTCTCAACCCCGATGATCTGCTTCAGTATCGAGATGAAGCCGGAAACATAAAAAAGGTTCGGACAGCGGCTGACTGGAAACAGCGGAGGCAGGAAATCATTCGTGGGATGGAAAAAGTTATGGGGCCATTCCCTGGCGAAGACCAGCGAGTCGCTTTAAATGTGAAAATCCTGGAAGAGGTTAAACTCGACAAATATACCCGGCAGTTGATCACCTACCAGTCGTCTCCTGACTCCCGAACGCCGGCCTACCTCTGTATTCCCCATTCAGCGAAGGGAGGAAAGAAGGTTCCCGCCGTTCTCTGTTTGCATCCCACCGACAACAAGGCGGGCCATAAAGTTGCGTTGGGACTGGGGGGACGTGAAGGGAGGCAGTACGCTGCCGAACTGGCGGAGCGAGGTTATGTCACCATTGCGCCCGCCTATCCCCATCTGGCGAATTACTGGCCCAACCTGGGCAAGCTGGGATTTGAGAGTGGCACGATGAAAGCGATCTGGGACAATTCCCGTGCGATTGACCTGCTGGAATCACTGGACTACGTGGACCTGAGCCGGGGAGTCGGTGCCATCGGCCATTCGCTGGGCGGTCATAATGCGATCTACACCGCAGTCCTCGACCCCCGCGTTTCCGCCATCGTCAGTAGTTGCGGCTTTGATTCCTACCGCGATTATTACGACGCCGCCGAACGCGTCTGGTATTTCGGCAAAGGCTGGTGCCAGATTCGTTACATGCCCCGCATGTCTGATTACCGTGGCAAACTGGATGAAATTCCCTTCGATTTTCCGGAACTGCTCGGCGCACTCGCACCCCGGCCCGTATATGTCAATGCTCCCCTCCATGATTCCAATTTTCGCTGGAAAAGTGTTGATCAGTGTGCCGAGAGCGCCAAACCTGTGTATGAGTTGTTGGGAGCAAAAGAAAAGCTGGTCATCGATCACCCGGATTGTGATCACAACTTTCCGTTGGAACAACGCAACCGTGCCTACCAGCTGTTTGACTCCGTTTTGAAAGACTGA
- a CDS encoding N(4)-(beta-N-acetylglucosaminyl)-L-asparaginase — MTNRRKFIKNVAGLSASLSLFATMSGQAKEKRAPRRPLILCSRGEDWAEKVLLPGWKALDAGRDILDAVEASAQVTELDPEDQSVGYGGLPNEDGVVQLDASFMDGRTHNCGSVGALENIKTPSSVARLVMERTDHIHLVGKGAKEFARAHGFKEENLLTDKSRKMWLRWKENLSDKDDRFPPKDGNYDLDKRPTGTINILALDAAGDLAGCTTTSGLFGKLPGRIGDSPIIGAGLYVDNEVGAAGATGRGEEILRTCGSFFVVEQMRAGKSPREACEALCQRIVKINGGPDKVDFNDKIVAINKQGEAGCASIRGTKDKPPKAAIITAAGVQIIEGSYLIETK, encoded by the coding sequence ATGACAAATCGAAGAAAATTCATCAAAAACGTCGCGGGGCTGAGTGCTTCGCTCTCACTATTCGCAACCATGTCAGGGCAAGCGAAAGAAAAACGGGCACCCCGCCGACCGCTGATTCTGTGCAGTCGCGGCGAAGACTGGGCCGAGAAGGTTCTGCTCCCGGGATGGAAAGCCCTGGATGCGGGCCGCGACATCCTCGATGCGGTCGAGGCATCGGCCCAGGTCACTGAACTCGATCCGGAAGACCAGTCAGTCGGTTACGGCGGCCTGCCGAACGAAGACGGAGTTGTACAACTCGACGCGTCTTTCATGGATGGGCGAACGCACAACTGCGGTTCCGTCGGTGCACTAGAAAATATCAAAACGCCCTCTTCCGTCGCCCGGCTGGTGATGGAACGCACCGACCATATTCATCTCGTTGGCAAAGGGGCGAAGGAGTTTGCCCGGGCGCACGGATTTAAAGAAGAGAATCTGCTGACGGATAAATCCCGCAAAATGTGGCTCCGCTGGAAGGAAAATCTGAGCGACAAGGACGACCGGTTCCCGCCGAAAGACGGGAACTACGATCTTGATAAACGGCCGACAGGAACGATCAATATTCTGGCGCTCGACGCCGCAGGCGATCTCGCCGGCTGCACAACCACCTCAGGTCTGTTTGGCAAGTTGCCCGGCCGAATCGGCGATTCTCCCATCATCGGCGCAGGTCTTTATGTCGACAACGAAGTCGGTGCAGCGGGCGCTACCGGACGGGGAGAAGAAATCCTGCGGACCTGTGGCAGTTTTTTCGTTGTGGAACAGATGCGGGCCGGCAAGAGCCCTCGCGAGGCCTGTGAAGCATTGTGCCAGAGGATCGTGAAGATTAACGGCGGCCCGGACAAAGTTGACTTCAACGATAAGATCGTCGCCATCAATAAACAGGGCGAAGCCGGCTGCGCATCGATTCGTGGTACAAAAGACAAGCCACCCAAAGCCGCAATCATCACCGCTGCCGGTGTGCAAATCATCGAAGGCTCTTACCTGATCGAAACCAAATAA
- a CDS encoding M20 metallopeptidase family protein: MTGLDSKLFEQIVSFRRELHAEPELSWHEYKTSDRIAAFLDQLGIPCKRGVAGTGIVANLPGKHDHLPYVALRADMDALPIQEETGLPFSSQVPGVMHACGHDGHTSMLLGAAALLAQEKDRPAPIRFLFQPAEETGKGAKKMIEDGALENVALIFGGHLDRHFPAGTVAVTDGPVNASTDQFHIKIHGQGGHAARPHEAIDSVVVGSLLVMALQTIVSREVNPAHPSVVTVGHFEAGTASNVIASSAQLDGSIRAQEQSVRESLHRSIERIARSIGELHNAVIDVTIDLGTPPLSNPPDTAELAREAVRNSLGEEALRKLEIANMGGEDFAYYMEQIPGCYVRFGSVLAGKEGFPAHSSRFDFDEQALNVGATYYHAVGLAAGRRLLAQGE, from the coding sequence ATGACCGGGTTAGATTCAAAACTGTTTGAGCAAATTGTGTCATTCCGGCGTGAACTGCACGCTGAGCCTGAGTTGAGCTGGCACGAGTACAAAACATCGGACCGGATTGCCGCGTTTTTAGATCAGTTAGGAATTCCCTGCAAACGAGGCGTCGCGGGCACGGGAATTGTCGCAAACCTTCCCGGAAAGCACGATCATCTTCCCTATGTCGCATTGCGTGCCGATATGGATGCACTTCCCATTCAGGAAGAAACAGGGTTACCGTTTTCCTCCCAGGTTCCCGGAGTGATGCATGCCTGCGGCCACGATGGCCACACCAGTATGTTGCTTGGCGCGGCCGCGTTATTAGCTCAAGAAAAAGACCGTCCGGCTCCGATTCGGTTCCTCTTTCAACCCGCCGAAGAAACGGGAAAAGGGGCAAAAAAAATGATTGAAGACGGCGCCCTTGAGAATGTTGCCCTGATATTCGGCGGCCATCTGGATCGGCATTTTCCAGCAGGAACGGTGGCCGTCACCGATGGTCCCGTCAATGCGTCCACCGATCAGTTTCATATTAAGATCCACGGTCAGGGAGGACATGCCGCCCGCCCTCATGAAGCCATTGATTCCGTGGTCGTGGGATCTCTGTTAGTGATGGCGTTACAAACGATTGTTTCCCGGGAAGTCAACCCGGCCCATCCATCCGTGGTGACTGTCGGTCATTTTGAAGCAGGAACCGCTTCCAATGTGATCGCCTCCAGTGCCCAGCTTGATGGCTCAATTCGTGCTCAAGAGCAGTCTGTCAGAGAGAGTCTGCATCGTTCAATAGAACGCATCGCGCGATCCATTGGTGAACTGCATAACGCGGTCATTGATGTCACGATTGACTTGGGGACGCCGCCTCTTTCCAATCCGCCGGACACAGCAGAACTGGCTCGAGAGGCCGTGCGCAATTCACTCGGAGAAGAGGCACTGAGAAAGCTTGAAATTGCCAATATGGGGGGAGAAGACTTTGCGTATTACATGGAGCAAATACCGGGCTGCTATGTGAGATTTGGAAGCGTGCTGGCCGGCAAAGAAGGATTTCCGGCTCACTCCAGCCGATTTGACTTTGACGAGCAGGCGCTGAATGTGGGCGCAACGTATTATCACGCTGTCGGACTGGCCGCGGGACGTCGACTCCTTGCACAGGGAGAGTGA
- a CDS encoding S1/P1 nuclease, with the protein MKRYSLRIIPLIVVLVLFSQCFAHAWNFAGHRIIASIAYDQLEPATQLAMVELLKQHPRYEQDFQSRMPDVIKTASPAIQNRWLFMRAATWPDIARRFDDANREKYHHGTWHYINQPIYLNAESKQFLSPILPTNIATSIKEGDDPTQFNILQALEYCVTQMKDSAVSKADKAVYLCWIMHLTGDSHQPLHSSALFSQKTFPEGDLGGNSIRIGKSNLHSQWDGLLGNSFKYSDIVGHAVGIARNPAMKQLGEKATQQMDFSTWINESHELAREKAYCSEILDAALKSEVTDGKFQKLTSLPKSYYQQAGTIAAKRAAQSGWRLAELIKNVQ; encoded by the coding sequence GTGAAACGCTACTCACTGCGAATCATTCCGCTGATTGTTGTCTTGGTTTTGTTTTCACAATGTTTTGCACACGCCTGGAACTTTGCCGGGCATCGCATCATTGCGAGTATCGCCTATGATCAACTGGAACCCGCAACGCAACTGGCAATGGTGGAGTTACTGAAACAGCATCCCCGGTACGAACAGGATTTTCAATCGCGAATGCCAGATGTCATCAAAACAGCAAGTCCAGCAATCCAGAACCGCTGGCTCTTCATGCGTGCTGCGACCTGGCCCGATATTGCCCGCCGATTTGATGATGCAAATCGCGAAAAGTATCACCACGGAACCTGGCACTACATCAACCAGCCGATCTACCTGAATGCAGAGTCGAAACAGTTCCTCAGCCCGATTCTTCCTACTAATATTGCAACGTCGATTAAAGAAGGCGACGACCCAACGCAGTTTAACATCCTGCAGGCACTCGAATATTGTGTGACGCAAATGAAAGACTCCGCCGTCAGTAAAGCGGACAAAGCCGTCTACCTCTGCTGGATCATGCACCTGACCGGCGACAGTCATCAGCCTCTGCATTCCTCGGCTCTGTTCTCCCAAAAGACGTTTCCCGAAGGCGATCTAGGCGGCAACAGCATCCGCATTGGCAAATCCAATCTGCATTCCCAATGGGACGGCTTACTGGGAAACAGCTTCAAATATTCCGACATCGTCGGCCACGCGGTCGGCATTGCCCGCAATCCGGCAATGAAACAACTCGGCGAGAAAGCAACACAGCAGATGGACTTCTCTACCTGGATCAACGAAAGCCATGAATTGGCCCGCGAAAAAGCCTACTGCTCTGAAATTCTGGATGCCGCTCTAAAGAGTGAAGTAACCGACGGTAAATTCCAAAAGCTGACTTCACTGCCGAAAAGCTACTACCAGCAGGCCGGCACCATCGCCGCCAAACGAGCCGCCCAGTCAGGCTGGCGACTGGCAGAACTGATCAAGAATGTTCAATGA
- a CDS encoding serine hydrolase domain-containing protein, translating into MNDRNRGWFRLRMFLGYVVVIFVCQIDSGELLAQPSRDRQDLFNRLDSLISKGIEQGVLVGAQAAIGSTSGISKTKSYGVIKPQSALAVNDETQFCIGSCSKPIAAACILTLRDSGELAFEQSIDKWIPETRQWELEDGQNLARAPNMKELLTHRAGIYSQKAKPMTASQTRAIRDFELSLEDSVKMIQQQKLISQPGEKFAYSGAGYCLAGYVAKKVTSKRFEELLQGRLCFPLGMKHTTYFPDIEQSANIACPGVRGSNGKLIAHQGAPHLLGKKLRFPLIGGSLYSTASDTAHFASMILNRGKKMQKQVLSREAWQFMTSQQYPRQRYGLGWGLTRQNGQTTALQHSGALLGYRGLIHIDLEENQYVVVYWTLSDVKDARGKQFSRALQQLVR; encoded by the coding sequence ATGAATGACAGAAATCGTGGCTGGTTCCGACTTCGCATGTTCCTGGGATATGTCGTCGTCATCTTTGTCTGTCAGATTGACTCAGGTGAGTTGCTGGCTCAGCCGTCTCGTGATCGACAGGATTTATTCAATCGCCTTGATTCATTGATATCCAAGGGGATTGAACAGGGAGTTCTGGTCGGTGCACAAGCTGCAATCGGTTCGACAAGCGGGATTTCAAAGACGAAATCTTATGGAGTCATTAAGCCACAATCAGCATTAGCGGTTAATGACGAGACTCAATTCTGCATTGGTTCTTGTTCAAAGCCCATTGCAGCTGCCTGTATTTTGACGCTCAGAGACAGCGGTGAACTAGCATTTGAGCAGTCCATTGATAAGTGGATTCCGGAAACACGTCAGTGGGAGCTGGAAGACGGTCAGAATCTGGCCCGGGCGCCGAATATGAAAGAATTGCTCACGCATCGAGCGGGCATCTATTCACAAAAAGCAAAGCCGATGACAGCCAGCCAGACCCGTGCGATTCGTGATTTCGAATTGAGTCTGGAAGATTCAGTCAAAATGATTCAACAGCAAAAGCTGATCAGTCAACCGGGAGAAAAGTTTGCCTACAGCGGTGCTGGATACTGTCTGGCCGGTTACGTTGCTAAAAAAGTAACCAGTAAACGCTTCGAGGAGCTGTTGCAGGGACGGCTCTGTTTCCCACTGGGAATGAAACACACAACCTATTTTCCGGATATCGAACAGTCGGCAAATATTGCGTGCCCCGGAGTGCGTGGTAGTAACGGGAAACTCATTGCTCACCAGGGGGCACCTCATCTCTTGGGGAAGAAACTCAGATTTCCGCTCATTGGAGGCAGTCTCTACTCAACCGCATCTGATACAGCCCATTTTGCGAGTATGATCCTGAATCGCGGTAAAAAAATGCAGAAGCAGGTGTTGAGTCGCGAAGCCTGGCAGTTCATGACCAGTCAACAATATCCCAGACAGAGATACGGCTTGGGGTGGGGACTGACGAGACAAAACGGGCAAACGACGGCCTTGCAGCATTCAGGAGCACTGTTGGGATATCGCGGTCTCATCCATATTGATCTCGAAGAAAACCAATATGTTGTCGTGTACTGGACTCTGTCTGATGTGAAAGATGCTCGCGGCAAACAGTTCTCTCGCGCTTTGCAGCAGTTGGTTCGTTAA
- a CDS encoding potassium channel family protein: MFKHLLRRRLPLFVEFFSAFVRYASYVREVFVALLLSLLLGAFLIWRFENLDFGDAVYFTLITGLTIGYGDITPETPLGKLISICIGLIGMVVVGLTIAIATRALNETAKRHMDLEQEEQHTQNT; the protein is encoded by the coding sequence ATGTTTAAGCACTTACTCCGTAGACGCCTTCCCCTATTTGTTGAATTCTTCAGTGCCTTCGTGCGTTATGCCTCTTATGTGCGAGAGGTCTTCGTGGCACTCCTGCTAAGCCTGTTGCTGGGCGCGTTTCTGATCTGGCGATTTGAGAATCTCGACTTTGGAGATGCCGTCTATTTTACACTGATCACCGGGCTCACGATTGGTTACGGCGATATTACACCCGAAACGCCGCTGGGAAAACTGATCAGTATCTGCATCGGCCTGATCGGGATGGTCGTGGTAGGTCTCACAATTGCCATCGCGACACGGGCCTTGAATGAGACGGCAAAGCGACACATGGATCTTGAACAGGAAGAACAGCATACACAAAATACGTAA
- a CDS encoding endonuclease/exonuclease/phosphatase family protein produces the protein MIISRRQFCAALGAAGIAATVLPVSAADKQTAPLRVITYNVFGCRGWPANRPLARKAVAKDQMLKRISMELALYEPDIINFSESPSEAVTKAIAKVLRMNHVRFPSGGNWPGTLLSRFEITDSENVPLGYERPKDLFTRHWGRGTIKLPNGAPLVVHSAHLYPVADPTIRLKEIKAMLASMQGDFDSGHSVLLIGDLNHSPDTEEYQLWKEAGWVDTFAKVGKGEGITFQADVKNERIDYVMAYGPIANQIVESRPLFEGAFRLNLADENSFALSDHLPQLAVFGEKN, from the coding sequence ATGATTATTTCGCGACGTCAATTCTGTGCTGCTCTCGGGGCGGCTGGGATCGCGGCAACGGTTTTACCAGTCTCTGCTGCTGATAAACAAACAGCGCCTTTGCGAGTGATAACATATAACGTTTTCGGTTGCAGAGGGTGGCCCGCTAATAGGCCTCTGGCGCGGAAAGCGGTTGCGAAAGACCAGATGTTGAAACGGATTTCGATGGAACTGGCTTTGTACGAGCCAGATATCATCAATTTTTCGGAATCTCCCAGTGAAGCGGTGACCAAAGCCATCGCCAAGGTACTGCGCATGAATCATGTCCGCTTTCCCAGCGGCGGTAACTGGCCGGGGACGCTGCTCAGTCGGTTTGAAATCACCGATTCAGAGAACGTTCCCCTTGGATATGAACGTCCGAAGGATCTCTTCACACGTCACTGGGGACGCGGCACGATTAAACTGCCCAACGGCGCACCACTTGTTGTTCACTCCGCGCACTTGTATCCGGTTGCCGATCCAACAATTCGATTGAAAGAAATCAAGGCGATGCTGGCGTCGATGCAGGGGGATTTCGATTCAGGTCACTCGGTTTTACTGATCGGGGACCTGAACCATAGTCCGGATACTGAAGAATATCAACTTTGGAAAGAGGCAGGCTGGGTCGACACGTTTGCCAAGGTCGGCAAGGGAGAAGGAATCACATTCCAGGCAGACGTGAAAAACGAGCGTATCGATTATGTCATGGCCTACGGTCCCATTGCGAACCAGATTGTTGAATCGAGACCACTGTTCGAAGGGGCGTTTCGATTGAATCTGGCCGACGAGAACTCGTTCGCCCTCAGCGACCACCTGCCACAACTGGCGGTGTTTGGTGAGAAGAACTGA
- a CDS encoding GNAT family N-acetyltransferase yields the protein MIEIRRARETDAEVISELFHIAYGDDYFYPQYYDIQSLKRLILSDDALFLVAEDSDTSTVLGTASVLLEVGAHADLVAEFGRLVVHPQGRGQGIGKKLMQARVEFVQDRLHVGVVENRSAHEFSQRISHQHGFHPVGLLPNKFQLGDRESAALYVCHFGHALELRRNHPHLIPEVYPLAKLALENCQLNCDAIIEAEPRAYPHFHQFEIQEMESELYPVLLRFERGRIKQREIFGRMRLHYGLFQLRASHAQYLLAYRDGVMVGAIGFSIDEHERTGKIFELVSLDDSPIYFLVSELVQRCREEYSIDYLEADVSAFSPQMQQTFLENGFLPAAYIPAMIFHEVERLDVVRMVCLLSIWNGDALQVFEPGKTIADLVDQSLGLRTALPILMQTVKTAPLFAGLSAEQQQYVAASAELETLEEGHVLFRPDDPADKIRVIISGEVEIQNCHRKTVGTICVHESLGALASVSEPSHRVSARVKSQGQAMLFSRDALQQLVHTRPDIGMILFRNHACELAEKLQRMNVHALFKQK from the coding sequence ATGATTGAAATTCGCAGAGCCCGGGAGACGGATGCGGAAGTCATTAGCGAGTTATTCCACATCGCCTATGGTGACGATTATTTCTATCCCCAGTATTACGATATCCAATCGCTCAAACGCCTGATCTTGAGCGACGATGCGCTGTTTCTTGTCGCAGAAGATTCAGACACGAGTACGGTTCTTGGAACAGCTTCTGTCCTGCTGGAAGTCGGCGCTCATGCCGATCTCGTTGCCGAATTCGGGCGTCTGGTCGTCCATCCTCAGGGACGTGGTCAGGGGATAGGAAAGAAATTGATGCAGGCGCGCGTTGAATTCGTTCAAGACCGATTGCACGTGGGAGTTGTCGAGAATCGAAGTGCCCACGAGTTTTCCCAACGCATTTCCCACCAGCATGGGTTTCATCCCGTCGGATTGCTGCCCAACAAATTTCAACTCGGCGACAGGGAATCAGCGGCCTTGTATGTCTGTCACTTCGGGCACGCACTTGAACTGCGGCGGAATCATCCCCATCTCATTCCGGAAGTCTATCCGCTTGCCAAACTCGCATTGGAGAATTGTCAGCTGAATTGCGATGCGATCATCGAAGCCGAACCCCGCGCGTATCCGCATTTTCATCAGTTTGAAATCCAGGAGATGGAGTCAGAACTGTACCCCGTTCTGCTCCGTTTTGAACGGGGCCGCATCAAACAACGGGAAATCTTCGGACGGATGCGACTGCACTATGGTCTGTTTCAATTACGTGCCAGCCACGCACAATACCTGCTCGCGTATCGCGATGGTGTGATGGTGGGCGCGATTGGCTTCTCGATTGATGAACATGAACGAACCGGAAAAATCTTCGAACTCGTTTCTCTGGATGATTCGCCCATTTATTTTCTGGTCTCCGAACTCGTCCAACGCTGCCGGGAGGAATACAGCATTGACTATCTGGAAGCGGACGTCAGCGCCTTCTCACCGCAAATGCAGCAGACGTTTCTGGAGAACGGTTTTCTGCCGGCAGCCTATATTCCGGCGATGATATTTCACGAAGTCGAACGCCTGGATGTCGTGCGTATGGTGTGCCTCCTTTCGATCTGGAATGGGGATGCATTACAAGTGTTTGAACCGGGCAAGACCATCGCGGATCTTGTAGATCAATCACTCGGGCTGAGAACAGCGCTCCCCATTCTGATGCAGACAGTGAAAACCGCCCCCTTATTTGCAGGCTTATCGGCAGAGCAGCAACAGTATGTCGCAGCTTCAGCCGAACTGGAAACGCTGGAAGAGGGACATGTGCTGTTTCGACCGGATGATCCAGCCGACAAAATTCGCGTCATCATTTCCGGGGAAGTGGAGATTCAGAATTGTCATAGGAAGACCGTCGGTACGATCTGCGTCCACGAATCGCTGGGCGCTCTGGCGTCGGTTTCGGAACCCTCGCATCGCGTTTCGGCACGCGTCAAAAGTCAGGGTCAGGCGATGCTGTTTTCCCGTGATGCACTCCAACAACTCGTTCACACGCGCCCCGACATCGGCATGATTCTATTTCGCAATCACGCGTGTGAACTGGCTGAGAAGTTGCAACGCATGAATGTGCACGCTCTCTTTAAGCAGAAGTGA
- a CDS encoding C45 family autoproteolytic acyltransferase/hydolase — protein MIRISQLVIVFSIACLSFCSTVLAEGYLTSIGKGADQIPVVVVKGTPYEMGKQQGTLIKADATEMIQSLMKKVQTAAPERCSNASLDAVWKSVAPHTDPRFKEELRGFAEGSGMSLKMLQRAHTMPVVMDYSCSSIAAWGSATKDGHLYQTRNLDWSMGLGVQDYPCITVYIPKNGVPHVNITFAGFIGANTGMNAKGIVLSEMGDSPGKDYPFDINGVHFTTLFRQVMYDADGLEQAIDIFKNAKRMKKYHYVVGDGANLRAVKMLAHAPDLVIWGDNDPNDELAPAVMKNLVYQDEGRGAFGPLQKVYGKIGAPEMIDIACQIPIKGGNILDVVYDATTLELWVSYAEKQNEAYQRPFVHFKLKDYLK, from the coding sequence ATGATCAGAATCAGTCAGCTTGTCATCGTGTTTTCTATTGCTTGTCTCAGTTTTTGCAGCACCGTACTGGCGGAAGGCTATCTGACATCGATCGGTAAAGGCGCCGATCAGATTCCCGTAGTCGTGGTTAAAGGCACGCCTTATGAAATGGGAAAGCAACAGGGAACGCTGATCAAAGCAGACGCAACGGAAATGATCCAATCCTTGATGAAAAAGGTGCAAACGGCTGCTCCGGAACGTTGCTCGAATGCCAGTCTGGATGCAGTCTGGAAATCCGTCGCACCGCATACTGACCCGCGTTTCAAAGAAGAATTACGCGGCTTTGCAGAAGGGTCGGGCATGTCCTTAAAAATGCTGCAAAGGGCACATACCATGCCTGTGGTGATGGACTATTCCTGTAGCAGTATCGCTGCCTGGGGTTCAGCCACCAAAGATGGCCATCTCTATCAAACGCGAAACCTGGACTGGTCGATGGGTCTAGGCGTGCAGGATTATCCCTGCATTACGGTCTACATCCCGAAAAACGGTGTCCCGCATGTAAATATCACCTTCGCCGGCTTCATCGGGGCCAATACCGGAATGAACGCGAAAGGAATTGTGCTGTCGGAGATGGGAGACTCCCCCGGTAAAGATTATCCTTTCGACATCAACGGCGTGCATTTCACCACCCTGTTTCGGCAGGTGATGTACGACGCAGACGGATTGGAACAGGCGATCGACATTTTTAAAAATGCGAAACGGATGAAAAAGTATCATTATGTGGTCGGCGACGGTGCCAATCTGCGTGCCGTGAAGATGCTGGCACACGCACCTGATCTGGTGATCTGGGGAGACAATGATCCCAATGACGAACTGGCGCCGGCCGTCATGAAAAACCTGGTCTACCAGGACGAAGGCCGCGGGGCATTTGGACCGTTGCAAAAAGTCTACGGCAAAATCGGTGCCCCGGAAATGATAGACATCGCCTGCCAGATTCCCATTAAAGGGGGAAACATTCTGGACGTGGTCTACGATGCCACCACGTTAGAACTCTGGGTCTCCTACGCCGAGAAGCAGAACGAAGCCTATCAACGCCCCTTCGTGCATTTCAAACTGAAAGACTATCTGAAGTGA